One Prolixibacteraceae bacterium DNA segment encodes these proteins:
- a CDS encoding SEC-C domain-containing protein, translated as MDKKSAFEILDSQRYGIPYEAIQFLCEMELNNEIESVIIERIKKAYNEDVILGNSDTQTYHAALWYAIVAEKHLTMELVEWIAKLFSTEAIPDWDMLNEQLLFLVGAACEKYPEAVDLFLDSIAKAVKLDDPKPPYMYLYESVFFITTESQKEKVKELLKCNIDRKSLFSVMLAEKGYDWAKDLIQDLANKHGENHKQGSEAFHTAEEYRYALSLFEKSGRPQCFYLMRTDWQTHYKGLEAMFDEQEAPTLMDLANVGRNDPCPCGSGKKYKKCCLRN; from the coding sequence ATGGATAAGAAAAGTGCATTTGAAATATTAGATTCACAAAGATATGGTATCCCTTATGAAGCAATTCAGTTTCTTTGTGAGATGGAACTAAATAACGAGATCGAATCTGTAATTATTGAGCGTATTAAGAAAGCTTATAATGAGGATGTGATACTTGGAAATAGTGATACTCAAACATATCATGCTGCTTTATGGTATGCTATTGTCGCGGAGAAACATCTTACGATGGAGCTTGTTGAGTGGATTGCAAAGCTATTTTCGACCGAAGCTATTCCTGATTGGGATATGTTGAATGAGCAGTTACTCTTTCTTGTGGGAGCTGCTTGTGAAAAGTATCCTGAAGCAGTTGATCTATTTTTAGATTCTATCGCAAAAGCAGTGAAACTTGATGATCCGAAGCCTCCTTACATGTACCTTTATGAGTCTGTCTTTTTTATCACCACAGAGAGCCAAAAAGAGAAAGTTAAGGAACTTTTGAAATGCAATATCGATCGTAAATCGCTATTTTCGGTTATGCTTGCAGAGAAGGGATATGATTGGGCGAAAGATCTTATTCAAGATCTTGCAAACAAACATGGAGAGAATCATAAGCAGGGGAGTGAAGCGTTTCATACAGCAGAAGAGTATCGTTATGCTCTTTCTCTGTTCGAAAAGAGTGGAAGACCTCAGTGTTTCTATCTGATGAGAACAGATTGGCAAACTCATTACAAAGGGCTTGAAGCAATGTTCGACGAACAAGAAGCCCCTACTTTAATGGACCTAGCTAATGTTGGTAGAAATGATCCTTGTCCTTGTGGTTCAGGGAAAAAATATAAAAAATGCTGCTTAAGAAATTAA
- a CDS encoding Nif3-like dinuclear metal center hexameric protein, whose product MIKTQHIIEVLEVLAPLNLQESYDNAGLIVGDPEMEATGVLLTLDVTEEIIDEAIDNGFNVIIAHHPIIFSGLKKINGKNMVERCVMKAIKNNIALYASHTNMDSVFGGVNSKIADKIGLQNQEILRPNYSKILKFTTFIPRTHIKEVTNALTENGFGHIGQYDCCSFTTEGIGQFRPLKGANPYIGTENKIESVEKIRFECLVRQSELTHFINTLKESHPYEEVAYDLVETQRKETTSGLGMVGTLSEPMDTNEFLQLLNKTFDIPVIKHSHVCKSKIEKVAVCGGSGVGFLNDAIRHNADIFITGDVKYHDFFNAENKIIIADIGHFESEQFTKEVFYEILTKKFPNFAVRMSSISSNAINYFIGEK is encoded by the coding sequence ATGATCAAAACACAACACATAATTGAGGTATTAGAGGTATTAGCCCCTCTTAATCTTCAAGAGTCATATGACAATGCAGGCCTTATCGTTGGAGATCCTGAAATGGAAGCAACTGGCGTATTACTTACTTTAGACGTGACGGAAGAGATTATTGATGAAGCTATAGATAATGGGTTCAATGTTATTATTGCACATCACCCTATTATTTTTTCTGGACTGAAAAAGATTAATGGAAAGAATATGGTGGAAAGATGTGTAATGAAAGCAATTAAAAACAACATTGCATTATATGCCTCTCATACCAATATGGATTCTGTTTTTGGTGGAGTAAATAGTAAGATTGCGGATAAGATTGGACTTCAAAACCAAGAGATTTTACGACCAAATTACAGCAAGATATTAAAATTCACAACATTCATCCCTAGAACCCATATCAAAGAGGTTACGAATGCTCTTACAGAAAATGGATTTGGTCATATTGGTCAATACGATTGTTGTAGTTTTACCACGGAAGGGATAGGACAATTTCGCCCTCTAAAAGGAGCAAATCCATATATAGGAACAGAAAATAAAATTGAATCAGTAGAAAAAATTCGATTTGAATGTTTGGTTAGACAAAGTGAGTTAACCCATTTTATTAACACTCTGAAGGAGTCACACCCTTATGAAGAGGTGGCATACGATTTAGTTGAAACTCAACGAAAAGAGACAACTTCTGGATTAGGAATGGTAGGAACACTAAGTGAACCAATGGACACGAATGAATTTTTACAACTTCTAAATAAGACATTTGATATTCCAGTAATTAAACACTCTCATGTTTGTAAGTCTAAAATTGAGAAAGTAGCAGTTTGTGGTGGTTCAGGTGTCGGATTTTTAAACGATGCGATACGACACAATGCGGATATCTTTATTACGGGAGATGTAAAGTATCATGACTTTTTTAATGCCGAGAATAAGATTATAATTGCTGATATTGGTCATTTTGAAAGCGAACAGTTTACTAAAGAGGTTTTTTATGAAATACTTACAAAAAAATTCCCTAACTTTGCAGTTCGAATGTCAAGTATATCTTCAAATGCAATAAATTACTTTATTGGAGAAAAGTAA
- a CDS encoding esterase family protein, translating to MNLKITLLAVLYFHVFAVMAARVDTIQVRSKKMKKEVPNLVILPENYTSKKEYPVLYLLHGATDDYTGWITKCPELKNYVDRYKMIIVCPDGARTSWYFDSPVDKKMQYESYITKDLVSYIDSHYSTIDNVKGRAITGLSMGGHGALYLAFRHQDIWGAVGSMSGGVDFTPFPLNWDIAKRLGSYASNHEVWAKNTVLSQVYLLTKSSLKITFDCGKDDFFYPMNVKLHEKLDYYNIPHDFAVRPGRHNWKYWCNSIKYHLIFMNNYFNQ from the coding sequence ATGAACCTGAAGATCACACTATTAGCAGTATTGTACTTTCATGTCTTTGCAGTAATGGCTGCAAGAGTCGATACCATCCAAGTTCGCTCTAAAAAGATGAAAAAAGAGGTTCCTAACCTTGTAATACTACCCGAAAATTACACTTCCAAAAAAGAGTATCCTGTACTGTATCTACTGCATGGTGCGACCGATGATTATACTGGATGGATTACGAAATGTCCAGAACTAAAGAACTATGTTGATCGATATAAGATGATTATTGTTTGTCCTGATGGTGCTAGAACTAGTTGGTATTTCGATAGCCCTGTCGACAAGAAGATGCAGTATGAGTCTTATATTACAAAAGATTTGGTATCTTATATTGATAGTCATTATAGTACTATTGACAATGTAAAAGGACGTGCCATTACTGGACTAAGTATGGGTGGACATGGTGCTTTATATTTGGCTTTTCGTCATCAAGATATATGGGGAGCTGTAGGAAGTATGAGTGGAGGGGTCGACTTTACTCCATTCCCATTAAATTGGGACATCGCAAAACGTCTTGGTTCTTATGCTTCAAACCATGAGGTTTGGGCGAAAAATACGGTTCTTTCACAAGTATATCTTTTGACAAAGAGCTCATTAAAGATCACTTTCGATTGTGGTAAGGATGATTTCTTCTATCCGATGAATGTAAAGTTACACGAAAAACTAGATTATTATAATATTCCTCATGACTTCGCTGTAAGGCCAGGAAGACACAATTGGAAATATTGGTGTAACTCTATTAAATATCACCTTATCTTTATGAACAACTATTTTAATCAATAA
- the alaS gene encoding alanine--tRNA ligase — MNSKEIRQTFLDFFASKGHEIVPSAPMVVKNDPTLMFTNAGMNQFKDIFLGNSAAKSSRVTDTQKCLRVSGKHNDLEEVGHDTYHHTMFEMLGNWSFGDYFKEDAINWAWELLVEKLGVSEDRLYVTVFEGAKEDQVPFDQGAYDIWKKHLPVSRIINGNKKDNFWEMGETGPCGPCSEVHIDIRSDEDRQAVDGLTLVNQDHPQVIEIWNLVFMQFNRKADGSLEPLPKTHVDTGMGFERLCMVLQGKQSNYDTDLFTPLIGKLEQLSGKKYNEDLKVDIAMRVISDHIRTVTFAIADAQLPSNNKAGYVIRRILRRAVRYGYTFLGFRRAFMFELVDVLTEVMGEAFPEIVLQKELIVKVTKEEEDSFLRTLDTGIRLLERIMVESEKSGNKKVEGTVAFELYDTYGFPLDLTELIAREHNMEVDIEGFNQAMEVQKSRSRNAAAQELSDWTFVRDEMDSKFVGYDTTSTTLNILRYRQVKQKKKSFFQVVFDVTPFYGESGGQVGDMGYIEAAGNKYSVVDTKKENNLTVHILETLPENVDAEFLGVVDVDKRLDITNNHTATHILDYALRQVLGSHVEQKGSLVTADNLRFDFSHFQKVTEEELIQVQEVANQIIRANYNQEEFRSIPMSEAEEMGAIALFGEKYGDHVRVIKFGDSLELCGGTHAKATGQIGSFVIVSESSISAGVRRIEAITAKKAEAYHQDQANLMKEVKAILNNPKDITAAIQNLLKENAASAKIVEAFQKEVAQQVKKDLVASMKEVNGMNLVEGVVSVDSAGALKDIAFQLKGEIENLCFIVGANLGGKPNLTVMISENLVKEKGLHAGQIIREVAKKIQGGGGGQPFFATAGGKNVDGLAEAVQDAVAIVCK, encoded by the coding sequence GTGAATTCAAAAGAGATTAGGCAAACCTTTTTAGATTTTTTTGCTTCAAAAGGGCATGAAATCGTACCATCTGCTCCGATGGTTGTAAAAAATGATCCTACGTTGATGTTTACCAATGCGGGGATGAATCAGTTTAAAGACATCTTTCTTGGTAATTCCGCCGCCAAATCTTCAAGAGTCACCGACACCCAAAAATGTTTACGTGTTTCAGGAAAACATAATGATTTAGAAGAGGTCGGACACGATACTTATCACCACACGATGTTCGAAATGTTGGGTAATTGGTCTTTTGGCGATTACTTCAAAGAAGATGCGATTAATTGGGCATGGGAACTGTTGGTGGAAAAATTAGGTGTTTCTGAAGATCGTCTATATGTAACTGTGTTCGAAGGGGCAAAAGAGGATCAAGTACCTTTTGATCAAGGTGCGTATGATATCTGGAAAAAACACCTCCCTGTTTCTCGTATTATCAACGGAAATAAAAAAGATAATTTTTGGGAGATGGGTGAGACAGGTCCTTGTGGTCCTTGTTCAGAAGTTCATATTGATATCCGTTCTGATGAAGACCGACAAGCAGTGGATGGTTTAACTTTAGTGAACCAAGATCATCCTCAGGTAATTGAGATATGGAACCTTGTCTTTATGCAGTTTAATCGTAAAGCGGATGGATCTTTGGAACCGCTTCCTAAAACGCATGTCGATACAGGAATGGGATTCGAACGTCTTTGTATGGTACTACAAGGAAAACAATCTAATTATGATACCGATCTATTTACTCCTCTTATTGGTAAACTAGAGCAACTTTCTGGAAAGAAATATAATGAAGACCTGAAGGTGGATATTGCGATGAGAGTGATCAGTGATCATATTCGTACTGTTACTTTTGCTATTGCAGACGCCCAACTACCATCCAACAATAAAGCAGGTTATGTAATTCGTAGAATCTTACGTCGTGCTGTGCGTTATGGCTACACTTTTCTCGGTTTCCGTCGTGCATTTATGTTTGAATTGGTAGATGTGCTTACAGAAGTGATGGGAGAGGCATTCCCTGAAATTGTACTGCAGAAAGAGCTTATTGTTAAAGTTACAAAAGAGGAGGAAGATTCATTCCTTAGAACTCTTGATACTGGTATTCGTCTTTTAGAGCGTATCATGGTTGAATCGGAGAAGAGTGGAAATAAGAAGGTAGAAGGCACTGTTGCTTTTGAACTATATGACACTTATGGTTTCCCTCTAGATTTGACTGAGTTGATCGCTCGCGAGCACAATATGGAAGTAGATATTGAAGGTTTTAACCAAGCTATGGAGGTACAAAAGAGTCGTTCTCGTAATGCTGCTGCACAAGAGCTTTCTGATTGGACTTTTGTTCGTGACGAGATGGATTCTAAGTTTGTGGGTTATGATACTACTAGTACTACATTAAATATATTAAGATATCGACAAGTAAAACAGAAGAAGAAGTCATTCTTCCAAGTGGTATTTGATGTGACTCCTTTCTATGGAGAATCGGGAGGACAGGTTGGAGATATGGGGTATATCGAAGCAGCAGGAAATAAGTACTCTGTTGTGGATACTAAAAAAGAGAATAACTTGACTGTTCATATCCTTGAGACATTGCCTGAGAATGTAGATGCAGAGTTTCTAGGAGTTGTAGATGTGGATAAACGTTTGGATATTACAAACAATCATACTGCTACTCATATTCTAGATTATGCTCTTAGACAAGTGTTGGGATCGCATGTAGAACAAAAAGGTTCATTGGTTACAGCAGACAATCTTCGTTTTGACTTTTCTCACTTTCAGAAAGTGACAGAAGAGGAGTTAATCCAAGTGCAAGAGGTCGCAAACCAAATCATTCGTGCAAACTATAATCAAGAAGAGTTTCGTTCTATCCCAATGAGTGAGGCTGAAGAGATGGGTGCTATTGCTCTTTTTGGAGAGAAATATGGAGATCATGTTCGTGTAATTAAGTTTGGAGATAGTCTTGAACTTTGTGGAGGTACTCATGCAAAAGCAACAGGTCAAATTGGATCTTTTGTGATTGTTTCTGAATCTTCTATCTCTGCTGGGGTACGCCGTATTGAAGCTATCACTGCCAAAAAAGCGGAAGCGTATCATCAGGATCAGGCAAATTTAATGAAAGAGGTTAAGGCTATTCTGAACAATCCAAAAGATATTACTGCTGCTATTCAAAATTTATTGAAAGAGAATGCTGCATCTGCTAAAATTGTTGAGGCATTCCAAAAAGAGGTGGCACAGCAAGTGAAGAAAGATCTTGTAGCTTCCATGAAAGAGGTGAATGGAATGAATCTTGTCGAAGGAGTTGTCTCTGTAGATTCTGCCGGTGCATTAAAAGATATTGCTTTCCAATTAAAAGGTGAGATCGAGAATTTATGTTTTATTGTTGGTGCAAACCTAGGTGGAAAACCAAACTTAACTGTGATGATTTCTGAAAACCTTGTGAAGGAAAAAGGGTTACATGCAGGACAAATTATTCGTGAGGTAGCTAAAAAAATCCAAGGTGGAGGTGGTGGTCAACCATTCTTCGCAACAGCTGGAGGAAAGAATGTAGATGGACTTGCAGAAGCGGTTCAAGATGCAGTCGCTATTGTCTGTAAATAA
- a CDS encoding M23 family metallopeptidase: MANDNYRFNPETLSYDKVEVNFKEKFKKTLYFLGTSFLFALIISFVTTKVFETGKERDLIQRNDKLKNKFVLMNKDMKQMSEILNDIQYRDNNIYRVIFEADPIPSKLKESNFDDINKFAELSNINDEDLMKETSLKINTLFKQLYIQSKSYNKVLDMALNKEKMLTCIPSIQPISNKDLKRAASGWGMRVDPIYKIPKFHYGMDFSAPIGTEIFATGNGVVKRVIRSKVGYGLHILVDHEYGYETLYAHMSKFNVKKGQRVHRGDVIGYVGSTGKSTGPHLHYEVHKNKRAVNPQNYYFQDLTAEEYEKMIEYSTNMGQSFD, translated from the coding sequence ATGGCCAATGATAATTATAGGTTTAACCCGGAAACACTAAGTTACGACAAAGTAGAAGTTAATTTTAAGGAGAAATTCAAAAAAACACTCTACTTCTTAGGTACTAGTTTTCTCTTTGCATTGATCATCTCTTTCGTGACCACAAAAGTTTTCGAAACAGGAAAAGAACGTGATTTAATTCAAAGGAATGACAAGCTTAAAAATAAGTTTGTTCTGATGAATAAAGACATGAAACAGATGTCTGAGATCCTAAATGACATTCAATATAGGGACAATAACATATACCGTGTTATCTTCGAGGCAGACCCAATACCATCAAAACTCAAAGAGTCAAATTTTGACGACATCAATAAATTTGCTGAGTTGTCAAATATAAATGACGAAGATTTGATGAAAGAGACATCTCTTAAAATTAACACTCTTTTCAAGCAGTTATACATTCAATCTAAGAGCTATAATAAGGTGTTAGATATGGCTTTAAACAAGGAAAAGATGTTGACATGTATTCCTTCGATACAACCAATTTCAAACAAAGACCTTAAAAGAGCTGCTTCTGGATGGGGAATGCGAGTGGATCCAATTTATAAGATTCCTAAATTTCACTATGGAATGGACTTCTCTGCTCCGATAGGAACAGAGATATTTGCGACAGGGAATGGAGTGGTGAAGAGAGTCATTCGAAGTAAGGTAGGATATGGCCTTCACATTCTTGTCGACCATGAATATGGCTACGAGACTCTTTACGCACACATGAGTAAGTTCAATGTAAAAAAGGGACAACGTGTACACCGTGGAGATGTAATCGGATATGTAGGAAGCACAGGTAAATCTACTGGTCCTCACCTTCACTATGAGGTACACAAAAACAAGAGAGCTGTAAACCCTCAAAACTACTATTTCCAAGACCTTACAGCAGAGGAATATGAGAAGATGATTGAGTACTCTACCAATATGGGACAGTCATTTGACTAA
- a CDS encoding MerR family transcriptional regulator, protein MKDLKTYYTIGEVALMFDVNVSLIRYWSNTFKQIKPHKNKKGNRLFTTKDIENFKLIYHLVKEKGLTLKGAQIKLKETEETENPTAHIITKLLDIRKQLIQLKDQMDKKEKVHDQNTTHN, encoded by the coding sequence ATGAAAGACCTCAAAACATACTACACGATTGGTGAAGTGGCACTGATGTTTGATGTCAATGTATCTCTAATTCGATATTGGTCAAACACTTTTAAACAAATTAAGCCTCATAAAAATAAGAAAGGCAATAGACTCTTTACCACAAAAGATATAGAAAATTTTAAATTGATCTATCATTTGGTCAAAGAAAAAGGACTTACATTAAAAGGGGCACAAATCAAGTTAAAAGAGACAGAGGAGACGGAAAATCCTACCGCACATATAATAACAAAACTCCTCGACATCAGAAAACAATTGATTCAACTCAAGGATCAAATGGATAAAAAAGAGAAAGTACATGATCAAAACACAACACATAATTGA
- a CDS encoding TonB-dependent receptor, with the protein MFRLFLSAWLLLLCCVSFAKGYKGKVFEVADNGEKLPVPGVNVVVKGTQIGTVTGANGQFILDTDVKNVMLVFSYVGYHKVEVTPNDPNNITVQMVQGETLDGVTISKRRKSTSFSRVNPIQSQKVSGAELTKCACCNLSESFETNASVDVSFADAVSGAKTIKMLGLSGKYSQMMVENIPALRGAQNSYGLEYIPGTWMQSIQISKGTAAVKSGAESITGQINVELKEPDGEEKGSFYMYGNQDGKMEWNANYAMKLSEHWSTAFFAHYEDTYREMDNNKDGFLDRPVTRQSNFYNKWKYKSDFINWKVGLSYMEETRNGGQVNYDHLLEPDQQEVYGIGLESQKMNVYSKLGFIFDRKNTSLGLVAKYDYYTRDSFYGHQYYDIDQSNIYGSVVFQSYLFNENHNYTVGANYVNDQNKNQVQFSNDNSLQDVGFDEEVIGAYLEYTYAPTDDITFLAGARYDHSSLHGSYWTPRLHLRWAFNSSSTIRLSAGKGYRTPQAIAENSRYLASAKVWHFDQADPIQEEAWNFGASLINNWHLWDKPLTLSLDFYRTEFKNQMVVDLNQSPYDLYLYSLDGSSFSNSFQIEARYEPFERFELTTAFRVNDVEMTFKEVGLKEVPMMAKYKGLVSASYSTNMRKWQFDLTAQFNGAQQLPTSEGRDPVYQQPSESPAYTVLMAQVTKNYRAWSFYVGGENLTNYTQDNPIIAANDPFSSKDFDAAQVWGPIYGRMFYFGIKYAFDY; encoded by the coding sequence ATGTTTCGTTTGTTTTTGAGTGCATGGCTCTTATTGCTATGTTGTGTCTCTTTTGCAAAAGGTTATAAAGGCAAAGTATTTGAAGTTGCCGATAATGGAGAAAAACTTCCAGTACCAGGTGTTAATGTTGTGGTGAAAGGAACCCAAATTGGTACTGTAACTGGGGCTAATGGCCAATTTATATTAGATACTGATGTAAAGAATGTTATGCTAGTGTTTAGTTATGTTGGTTATCACAAAGTAGAGGTCACTCCTAATGATCCTAATAATATCACTGTTCAGATGGTGCAAGGAGAAACTCTTGATGGAGTAACTATTTCGAAAAGAAGAAAGTCAACAAGTTTTTCTCGTGTTAACCCTATCCAATCTCAGAAAGTATCTGGTGCTGAATTAACAAAATGTGCATGTTGTAATCTGTCAGAGAGTTTTGAGACAAATGCGTCTGTGGATGTCTCTTTTGCTGATGCTGTATCAGGTGCGAAAACGATTAAAATGTTGGGGCTATCAGGTAAGTATTCTCAGATGATGGTTGAGAATATCCCTGCACTTCGTGGTGCTCAAAATAGTTATGGACTGGAATATATACCGGGGACATGGATGCAGTCTATACAGATATCAAAAGGAACTGCCGCTGTTAAGAGTGGTGCTGAATCTATCACTGGTCAGATCAATGTCGAACTAAAAGAGCCAGATGGGGAAGAGAAAGGTTCCTTTTATATGTACGGTAATCAAGATGGGAAGATGGAATGGAATGCCAATTACGCAATGAAGCTTAGTGAACACTGGAGTACCGCTTTCTTTGCCCATTACGAAGATACCTATCGTGAGATGGACAATAACAAGGATGGCTTCTTAGATAGACCCGTGACCCGACAATCCAACTTCTATAATAAATGGAAGTATAAGTCTGATTTTATAAACTGGAAGGTTGGTTTGAGTTATATGGAAGAGACTAGAAATGGGGGACAAGTTAATTATGACCATTTGTTAGAACCCGATCAACAAGAAGTTTATGGTATTGGGCTTGAGTCACAAAAAATGAATGTATACTCAAAGTTAGGGTTTATATTCGACCGTAAAAATACCAGCTTGGGACTTGTTGCGAAGTATGATTATTATACAAGAGATTCTTTTTATGGACATCAATATTACGATATCGATCAGAGCAATATCTATGGCTCTGTCGTTTTTCAGTCATATCTATTTAATGAAAATCATAATTATACAGTAGGAGCTAACTATGTGAATGATCAGAATAAAAACCAAGTACAATTTTCAAATGATAATAGTTTACAGGATGTCGGGTTTGATGAGGAGGTAATTGGAGCTTACTTAGAATATACTTACGCACCAACAGATGATATTACATTCTTGGCTGGTGCTCGATATGATCATAGTAGTTTACATGGTAGTTATTGGACCCCAAGACTTCATTTGCGATGGGCCTTTAATTCCTCTTCAACCATTAGACTATCGGCAGGAAAAGGATATCGTACACCTCAAGCGATAGCAGAAAATAGTAGATATCTTGCTTCTGCTAAAGTATGGCATTTTGATCAAGCTGATCCTATTCAAGAAGAGGCTTGGAATTTTGGGGCAAGCTTAATCAATAATTGGCATCTTTGGGATAAACCTCTGACTTTATCTCTCGATTTTTATCGTACAGAGTTTAAGAATCAGATGGTCGTTGATTTAAATCAATCTCCTTATGATTTGTATCTATATTCGTTGGATGGTTCAAGCTTCTCCAATAGTTTCCAAATAGAGGCACGGTATGAACCTTTTGAACGTTTCGAATTAACTACAGCATTCCGTGTCAATGATGTAGAGATGACTTTTAAAGAGGTTGGTTTGAAAGAGGTTCCAATGATGGCTAAATACAAAGGTTTGGTATCTGCTTCATATAGCACAAATATGCGTAAATGGCAATTTGACCTTACTGCTCAGTTTAATGGTGCACAACAACTTCCTACTTCAGAAGGAAGAGATCCTGTGTATCAACAACCAAGTGAATCGCCTGCCTACACTGTTCTAATGGCTCAAGTAACAAAGAATTATAGAGCATGGAGTTTCTATGTTGGTGGAGAGAACTTAACAAATTATACACAAGATAACCCAATCATTGCTGCGAATGATCCATTCTCTTCTAAAGATTTTGATGCTGCTCAAGTGTGGGGACCTATCTATGGTCGAATGTTCTATTTTGGAATTAAGTATGCTTTTGATTATTAA
- a CDS encoding heavy-metal-associated domain-containing protein, which translates to MKTLKLLLPIFLLLISLSPSFAKKDKKIADVTYICSIDCDHCKKTILKNIPYEKGVKNVEVSIPTKEVKVTFRTDKTDIKKLELAIEKLGYEADVKKQEKETKTKDCCSHKK; encoded by the coding sequence ATGAAAACACTAAAATTATTATTGCCTATCTTTTTACTTCTTATCAGTTTGTCTCCTTCTTTTGCTAAAAAAGATAAGAAAATTGCAGATGTAACTTATATCTGTTCTATTGATTGTGACCACTGTAAAAAAACAATTTTGAAGAATATACCTTATGAGAAGGGCGTCAAAAATGTGGAGGTGTCTATCCCTACTAAAGAGGTGAAAGTCACTTTTCGAACAGATAAAACGGACATCAAAAAATTAGAGCTTGCTATCGAGAAATTAGGATATGAAGCGGATGTTAAAAAACAAGAAAAAGAGACGAAAACGAAGGACTGTTGCAGTCATAAAAAATAA